The Arachis hypogaea cultivar Tifrunner chromosome 14, arahy.Tifrunner.gnm2.J5K5, whole genome shotgun sequence genome has a segment encoding these proteins:
- the LOC112743076 gene encoding uncharacterized protein, with product MADEHSHAPSINQAEILAINEAFRAKNQRTAKLLRQMEHEHSKGEHKNSENKDDNDEHTSETKHTIPKTTKTTTKRTNPFTKEVMNFEMPKNFTLPSTLKPYQGIGYPNVHVTKFHAMMFMNKESDPILCRTFPTFLDGAALIWFSNLPKGSISNFDELADQFVNHFAASKIYVHNFDYLSTIKQGPNESLKDYMTRFTEATNEIPNLNPEVHLHALKSGLRPGKFQESIVVAKPKTLAEFREKATNQIKIKEFRALRRAEKPTTNREEERRNRHPTGRTEQRSFRLTPKFDSYTPLNTKREDIIKDILHSKIIKPPNRAGTYQDQRHVERSKYCAFHQKYGHTTNDCVIAKDVLEKLAR from the coding sequence ATGGCGGACGAGCACAGTCACGCTCCCTCCATCAATCAGGCGGAGATCTTGGCAATCAATGAGGCCTTCAGGGCCAAAAATCAAAGAACGGCCAAACTCCTACGACAGATGGAGCATGAGCACAGCAAAGGAGAGCACAAAAATTCTGAAAACAAGGACGACAATGACGAGCACACCTCGGAAACTAAACACACCATCCCAAAGACCACAAAAACAACCACCAAAAGAACCAACCCCTTCACAAAAGAAGTTATGAACTTTGAAATGCCTAAAAACTTCACCTTACCTTCAACCCTCAAACCCTACCAAGGAATAGGATACCCGAATGTCCACGTCACCAAGTTCCACGCTATGATGTTCATGAATAAGGAGTCTGACCCGATCTTATGCCGAACCTTTCCAACCTTCCTGGACGGAGCCGCCTTAATCTGGTTCTCCAACCTACCCAAAGGctccatctcaaacttcgatgAACTGGCCGACCAGTTCGTCAATCATTTCGCCGCATCCAAAATATATGTCCACAATTTCGATTACCTGAGCACCATCAAACAAGGACCGAACGAAAGCCTGAAAGACTACATGACTAGATTTACTGAAGCAACCAACGAAATACCCAACCTAAACCCTGAAGTACACCTCCACGCCCTAAAAAGTGGCCTCCGACCAGGGAAATTCCAGGAGTCCATAGTGGTTGCGAAACCAAAAACCTTGGCCGAGTTTCGAGAAAAGGCAACGAATCAGATCAAAATCAAAGAATTCCGAGCACTGCGAAGAGCGGAAAAACCTACCACAAATAGGGAAGAAGAAAGACGAAACAGACACCCAACCGGCAGAACAGAGCAGAGATCATTCAGATTAACTCCTAAGTTCGATAGCTATACCCCCCTTAACACAAAAAGGGAGGATATTATAAAGGACATACTACACTCAAAGATCATCAAACCCCCAAACAGAGCTGGTACATACCAGGACCAGCGACATGTGGAGAGATCAAAGTATTGTGCCTTCCACCAAAAGTACGGTCATACCACAAACGACTGCGTAATAGCAAAGGACGTCCTTGAGAAGCTGGCCCGCTAG